In Citrobacter sp. RHB25-C09, the following proteins share a genomic window:
- the yfcC gene encoding putative basic amino acid antiporter YfcC encodes MSSVSSAPPQSKKKFAMPDTLVIIFFVAIFTAILTWLVPAGQFDTQAVQYTVEGVEKSRQVVDPNSFRIVTDAAGEAQYNRVQIFSTGDAGPGLMNFPFEGLTAGDKFGSAIGIIMFMLVIGGAFGIVMRTGTIDNGIMALINRTKGNEFLFIPVLFILFSLGGAVFGMGEEAVAFAIIIAPLMVCLGYDSITTVLVTYVATQVGFATSWMNPFSVVIAQGIAGIPVLSGSGLRIVTWAFATLVALAFTMIYASRVRKTPQRSACWQSDNYFREQQQQISQRKLGAGDWVVLAILTAAIVWVIWGVIVHAWFIPEIASQFFTMGLAIGLAAVVFRLNNMTLNDMASAFTEGAKIMIAPALLVGFAKGIMLLIGNGDASTPSVLNTILNSIAGGIGELHTAVAAWFMLLFQTLFNFFVTSGSGQAALTMPLMAPLSDLVGVNRQVAVLAFQLGDGFSNIIYPTSASLMATLGVCRVDFRCWIKTALALAGVLFVFSSVMVIGAQLMGYQ; translated from the coding sequence ATGTCCTCTGTTTCCTCCGCACCGCCGCAGTCGAAGAAAAAATTCGCCATGCCGGATACGCTGGTCATCATTTTCTTCGTTGCCATTTTCACCGCCATTTTGACATGGCTGGTTCCCGCGGGTCAGTTCGATACGCAAGCAGTTCAGTACACCGTTGAGGGTGTGGAAAAAAGCCGTCAGGTTGTCGACCCGAATTCATTTCGCATTGTGACCGATGCCGCTGGTGAAGCGCAGTACAATCGTGTACAGATCTTTTCGACCGGTGATGCCGGCCCTGGCTTAATGAATTTTCCCTTTGAAGGCCTGACGGCTGGCGATAAATTCGGTTCCGCCATAGGCATCATCATGTTTATGCTGGTGATTGGCGGCGCGTTTGGCATCGTTATGCGTACCGGCACTATCGACAACGGCATTATGGCGCTTATCAACCGCACCAAAGGCAATGAGTTTCTGTTTATTCCGGTGCTGTTTATTCTCTTTTCTCTTGGCGGCGCAGTTTTTGGGATGGGAGAAGAGGCGGTCGCGTTCGCGATCATCATCGCCCCTTTGATGGTCTGTTTAGGCTACGACAGTATTACCACCGTGCTGGTCACCTACGTGGCAACGCAGGTCGGGTTTGCGACCTCATGGATGAACCCCTTCAGCGTGGTAATCGCACAGGGCATCGCTGGTATACCGGTACTTTCTGGCTCAGGACTGCGTATCGTCACCTGGGCTTTCGCCACACTGGTGGCACTGGCCTTCACGATGATTTACGCCTCACGGGTCCGTAAGACGCCGCAGCGCTCAGCCTGCTGGCAGTCCGATAACTATTTCCGCGAACAGCAGCAGCAGATTTCACAGCGGAAACTGGGTGCAGGCGACTGGGTTGTGCTGGCTATCCTGACCGCTGCAATAGTCTGGGTAATCTGGGGCGTCATCGTTCATGCCTGGTTCATTCCGGAAATCGCCAGCCAGTTCTTTACGATGGGCCTCGCGATTGGCCTGGCGGCCGTCGTGTTCCGCTTAAATAATATGACGCTGAATGATATGGCCAGCGCGTTTACCGAAGGCGCGAAAATCATGATCGCCCCTGCGCTGCTGGTTGGCTTCGCGAAAGGCATTATGCTGCTCATCGGCAACGGCGATGCCAGTACGCCCAGCGTGTTAAATACGATTCTTAACAGCATTGCCGGTGGTATCGGCGAGTTACATACCGCTGTCGCCGCCTGGTTTATGCTGCTGTTCCAGACGCTGTTTAATTTCTTTGTCACTTCTGGCTCAGGCCAGGCCGCGCTGACCATGCCGCTAATGGCGCCGCTCAGCGATCTGGTTGGCGTAAACCGTCAGGTAGCCGTACTCGCGTTTCAACTGGGTGATGGTTTTAGCAATATTATCTATCCGACCTCGGCCTCGTTAATGGCCACGCTTGGAGTTTGCCGGGTGGATTTCCGCTGCTGGATTAAGACGGCGCTGGCGCTCGCTGGGGTGCTGTTCGTATTTTCCAGCGTGATGGTGATTGGCGCACAGTTGATGGGGTATCAGTAA
- the yfcD gene encoding NUDIX hydrolase YfcD, whose product MVEQRRLASTEWVDIVNEDNEVIAQSSREQMRAQCLRHRATYIVVHDGMGKILVQRRTETKDFMPGMLDATAGGVVQADEQLLDSARREAEEELGIAGVPFAEHGQFYFEDKNCRVWGALFSCVSHGPFALQEEEISEVCWLTPEEITARCDEFTPDSLKALALWMTRNAKNESAKSEPEQEQQEAAE is encoded by the coding sequence ATGGTGGAACAGCGTCGTTTGGCAAGTACCGAATGGGTGGATATCGTGAATGAAGACAACGAGGTCATCGCACAATCCAGCCGGGAGCAGATGCGAGCACAGTGCCTGCGTCATCGTGCTACGTATATTGTGGTGCATGATGGAATGGGCAAAATTCTGGTGCAGCGTCGTACCGAGACAAAAGACTTTATGCCGGGAATGTTAGACGCCACCGCCGGCGGTGTTGTGCAGGCAGACGAACAACTGCTGGACTCTGCCCGCCGTGAAGCGGAAGAGGAGTTAGGCATTGCGGGCGTTCCGTTCGCCGAGCACGGTCAATTCTATTTTGAAGATAAAAACTGCCGCGTCTGGGGCGCGCTGTTCAGCTGCGTGTCACACGGTCCGTTTGCGTTGCAGGAAGAAGAAATCAGCGAAGTCTGCTGGTTGACGCCGGAAGAGATCACGGCCCGCTGCGACGAATTCACTCCGGATTCGCTCAAAGCGCTGGCGCTGTGGATGACCCGCAACGCCAAGAATGAATCCGCGAAGTCCGAACCTGAGCAAGAGCAGCAGGAAGCCGCAGAGTAG
- the yfcE gene encoding phosphodiesterase has product MKLMFASDIHGSLPATERILTLFSASGAQWLVILGDVLNHGPRNPLPEGYAPALVAEQLNILAGRIIAVRGNCDSEVDQMLLNFPITAPWQQVLLENQRLFLTHGHLFGPENLPVLRDNDVLVYGHTHLPVAEKRGALFHFNPGSVSMPKGGYPASYGMLDDNVLRVIALNDQSVIAQVAINS; this is encoded by the coding sequence ATGAAACTGATGTTTGCCTCCGATATTCATGGGTCATTGCCTGCTACGGAACGTATCCTGACGCTTTTTTCCGCTAGTGGCGCTCAGTGGCTGGTGATACTCGGCGATGTGCTGAACCATGGCCCCCGTAATCCGCTGCCAGAAGGCTACGCACCAGCCCTGGTGGCTGAGCAACTTAACATTCTGGCGGGGCGGATTATCGCGGTTCGGGGTAACTGCGACAGCGAAGTGGATCAGATGCTGCTCAATTTCCCGATCACCGCACCGTGGCAACAAGTGTTGCTGGAGAATCAGCGTCTTTTTCTGACCCACGGACATCTCTTTGGGCCGGAGAATCTGCCGGTACTGCGCGATAACGATGTGCTGGTCTACGGGCATACCCATCTGCCGGTCGCCGAAAAACGCGGCGCGTTGTTTCACTTCAACCCCGGTTCGGTGAGCATGCCAAAAGGTGGTTATCCGGCGAGCTATGGGATGCTCGATGATAATGTTTTGCGCGTTATCGCACTCAATGATCAAAGTGTTATTGCGCAGGTAGCGATTAATTCGTAA
- the yfcF gene encoding glutathione transferase, with protein sequence MNKPLITLWSDASFFSPYVLSAYVALQEKGLTFELKTVDLNSGEHLQPGWQGYALTRRVPLLEIDGFELTESSAITEYLDERFAPPTWERIYPVDLQNRARARQVQAWIRSDLMPIREERSTDVIFAGAKKAPLSDAGKASAEKLFAIAGNLLSHGRQNLFGEWCIADTDLALMINRLALHGDEVPKQLAEYAAFQWQRASVQRFIALSAKRSG encoded by the coding sequence ATGAATAAGCCCCTGATAACTCTCTGGTCTGACGCCAGCTTTTTCTCGCCTTACGTTTTGTCGGCTTACGTTGCACTGCAAGAAAAAGGACTCACCTTCGAACTGAAAACCGTTGATCTGAACAGCGGCGAGCATTTACAACCGGGCTGGCAGGGTTATGCATTGACGCGCCGCGTCCCGTTACTTGAAATCGATGGTTTTGAACTCACGGAATCTTCGGCGATTACCGAATATCTGGATGAGCGGTTTGCGCCTCCGACCTGGGAGCGTATTTATCCCGTTGATTTGCAGAACAGAGCGCGGGCACGTCAGGTTCAGGCGTGGATCCGCAGCGACCTCATGCCAATCCGCGAGGAGCGCTCGACGGACGTGATTTTTGCGGGCGCAAAAAAAGCGCCGCTGAGCGACGCGGGAAAAGCCAGTGCGGAAAAACTGTTCGCGATAGCGGGGAATTTGCTCTCTCATGGCAGGCAAAACTTGTTTGGCGAATGGTGTATCGCCGATACGGATTTAGCCCTGATGATCAACCGTCTGGCGCTACATGGTGACGAGGTGCCAAAGCAACTGGCTGAATATGCAGCGTTCCAATGGCAGCGGGCTTCTGTACAGCGATTTATTGCGCTTTCCGCGAAGCGTTCAGGCTGA
- the yfcG gene encoding GSH-dependent disulfide bond oxidoreductase produces MIDLYYAPTPNGHKVTLFLEEAELDYRLIKVDISKGDQFRPEFLAIAPNNKIPAIVDHAPADGGSPVSLFESGAILLYLAEKTGTLLSHSPRERQTTLQWLFWQVGGLGPMLGQNHHFNHFAPQAVPYAIERYQVETQRLYTVLNKRLGTSPWLGGDEYSIADIACWPWVNAHQRQRIELENYPAVKNWHARILTRPATERAMLQAQMNPEVAKG; encoded by the coding sequence ATGATTGACCTCTATTACGCCCCGACGCCGAACGGACACAAGGTTACGCTGTTTCTTGAAGAAGCTGAGCTGGACTACCGTCTGATAAAAGTGGATATCAGCAAGGGTGACCAGTTCCGTCCTGAATTCCTGGCGATCGCCCCCAATAATAAGATCCCCGCAATTGTTGACCACGCGCCCGCAGACGGCGGTTCTCCGGTGAGCCTTTTTGAATCTGGCGCGATCCTGCTCTATCTGGCTGAAAAAACCGGCACCTTACTCAGCCACTCGCCGCGCGAGCGCCAGACAACGCTGCAATGGTTGTTCTGGCAGGTGGGCGGGCTTGGGCCAATGCTGGGGCAAAATCATCATTTCAACCATTTCGCGCCGCAGGCGGTGCCATACGCCATCGAGCGTTATCAGGTGGAAACACAGCGGCTCTACACTGTGCTGAACAAACGGCTGGGGACATCGCCGTGGCTGGGAGGCGATGAGTACAGTATTGCCGACATCGCCTGCTGGCCGTGGGTTAATGCCCATCAGCGCCAGCGTATTGAACTTGAGAACTACCCGGCGGTGAAAAACTGGCACGCGCGAATTCTCACTCGCCCCGCCACGGAACGCGCGATGTTACAGGCGCAAATGAATCCTGAAGTCGCAAAAGGATAA
- the folX gene encoding dihydroneopterin triphosphate 2'-epimerase has product MSNLDAIIRIKNLRLRTFIGIKDEEINNRQDIVINVTIHYPAEQARVSEDINDALNYRTITKNIIQHVENNRFSLLEKLTQDVLDIAREHHWVTYAEVEVDKLHALRYADSVSMTLGWQR; this is encoded by the coding sequence ATGTCAAACCTTGACGCTATAATTCGTATAAAAAACCTTCGCTTACGCACGTTCATTGGCATCAAAGACGAAGAGATCAACAACCGCCAGGACATTGTTATCAACGTCACAATTCACTATCCGGCGGAACAGGCACGCGTCAGTGAAGACATCAATGACGCCCTGAACTATCGCACCATCACGAAAAATATTATTCAGCATGTTGAGAATAACCGGTTCTCGTTGTTAGAAAAATTAACTCAGGATGTGCTCGACATCGCACGCGAACATCACTGGGTCACTTATGCTGAAGTGGAGGTCGATAAATTACACGCGTTGCGCTATGCCGATTCTGTCTCTATGACGCTGGGCTGGCAACGCTAA
- a CDS encoding TIGR01777 family oxidoreductase: MKILVTGGTGLIGGHLIPRLLELGHQVTVVTRSPDKARARLDNRVTIWKGLEDRQNLDDIDAVINLAGEPIADKRWTAEQKERLCQSRWRITQKLADLINASTTPPSVLISGSATGYYGDLGEVVVTEEEPPHNEFTHKLCARWEQIACEAQSDKTRICLLRTGVVLAPKGGILAKMLPSFRLGLGGPIGHGRQYLAWIHIDDMVNAILWLLDNDLRGPFNMVSPYPVRNEQFAHALGHALHRPAILRVPATAIRLLMGESSVLVLGGQRALPKRLEAAGFAFRWYDLEEALADVVH; encoded by the coding sequence ATGAAGATACTGGTAACCGGTGGTACTGGACTGATTGGTGGGCATTTGATCCCACGTCTGCTGGAGCTCGGTCATCAGGTGACAGTGGTCACGCGCAGCCCCGACAAAGCCCGAGCGCGGCTCGACAATCGCGTGACGATCTGGAAAGGGCTGGAGGATCGGCAGAATCTTGACGATATAGATGCCGTGATCAACCTCGCCGGCGAACCTATTGCGGACAAACGCTGGACGGCGGAGCAAAAGGAACGGCTATGCCAAAGCCGTTGGCGGATAACACAAAAGCTGGCCGATTTGATCAACGCCAGCACCACGCCGCCGTCAGTGCTGATTTCCGGCTCTGCCACGGGCTATTATGGCGATTTGGGTGAAGTGGTGGTGACAGAAGAAGAACCGCCGCATAACGAGTTCACCCATAAACTTTGCGCACGCTGGGAGCAAATTGCCTGCGAAGCGCAAAGCGATAAAACCCGCATTTGCCTGCTGCGTACGGGGGTTGTTCTGGCCCCCAAAGGCGGGATCCTCGCCAAAATGCTGCCCTCGTTTCGTCTTGGGCTGGGAGGCCCGATCGGTCACGGCCGTCAGTATCTGGCGTGGATCCATATTGATGATATGGTCAATGCGATCCTCTGGCTGCTGGATAACGACCTGCGCGGCCCGTTCAATATGGTTTCACCTTACCCGGTACGCAACGAACAATTTGCCCATGCCCTTGGGCATGCGCTGCACAGACCCGCTATTCTTCGCGTTCCGGCAACCGCTATTCGCCTGCTGATGGGCGAGTCCTCCGTACTGGTACTCGGGGGGCAGCGCGCCCTGCCAAAACGGCTGGAAGCCGCCGGATTCGCCTTCCGCTGGTACGATTTAGAAGAAGCGTTAGCGGATGTTGTGCATTAA
- a CDS encoding GNAT family N-acetyltransferase — protein MAILTTARLTLSPFQPTDWSFFHALRENPDIMRFMGNLSPEHETRLLFARRLSSPHTFVIRQHNDTTPLGDIGLHISHQFPQEADIGYCVIPEAQGKGIASEAVRAVCEYAFRDAGVNAVNAWVLAENHGSVRLLEKQGFVRTQMLEKVFEVNGIYHDDWGYRLVKNA, from the coding sequence ATGGCGATATTGACGACCGCACGACTGACACTCTCCCCTTTTCAGCCCACCGACTGGTCTTTCTTTCACGCGCTCCGGGAAAACCCGGACATAATGCGTTTTATGGGTAATCTTAGTCCGGAACACGAAACGCGCCTGCTGTTCGCCCGACGCCTGTCATCGCCGCACACCTTCGTTATTCGCCAGCATAACGACACCACCCCGCTGGGTGATATCGGTTTGCACATCAGCCATCAGTTTCCCCAGGAAGCGGATATTGGTTATTGCGTGATACCAGAAGCGCAAGGAAAAGGTATTGCCAGCGAGGCCGTACGTGCCGTCTGTGAGTACGCGTTTCGCGATGCCGGGGTCAATGCCGTTAACGCCTGGGTGCTGGCAGAAAATCACGGCTCCGTGCGCCTGCTGGAAAAGCAGGGATTCGTGCGTACGCAGATGCTGGAAAAAGTGTTTGAGGTTAATGGTATCTACCATGACGACTGGGGATATCGCCTGGTGAAAAATGCCTGA
- the hisP gene encoding histidine ABC transporter ATP-binding protein HisP, with the protein MSENKLNVIDLHKCYGEHEVLKGVSLRANAGDVISIIGSSGSGKSTFLRCINFLEKPSAGTIVVSGQNINLVRDKDGQLKVADKTQLRLLRTRLTMVFQHFNLWSHMTVLENVMEAPIQVLGLSKHEARERAVKYLAKVGIDERAQKKYPVHLSGGQQQRVSIARALAMEPEVLLFDEPTSALDPELVGEVLRIMQQLAEEGKTMVVVTHEMGFARHVSSHVIFLHQGKIEEEGDPEQLFGNPQSPRLQQFLKGSLK; encoded by the coding sequence ATGTCTGAGAATAAATTAAACGTTATCGACTTGCACAAATGCTACGGCGAACATGAAGTGCTGAAAGGGGTGTCACTGCGGGCCAATGCCGGAGATGTGATTAGCATCATTGGCTCATCCGGCTCTGGTAAAAGCACGTTTCTGCGCTGTATTAACTTCCTCGAAAAACCGAGCGCCGGAACGATTGTCGTGAGCGGACAAAACATTAACCTGGTACGCGATAAAGACGGCCAGCTTAAGGTGGCGGATAAAACTCAGCTTCGCTTACTGCGCACGCGCCTGACGATGGTCTTTCAGCATTTTAACCTGTGGAGTCACATGACGGTGCTGGAGAACGTCATGGAAGCGCCGATCCAGGTGCTGGGACTAAGCAAGCATGAAGCGCGCGAGCGGGCGGTCAAATATCTGGCGAAAGTGGGAATTGATGAGCGTGCGCAGAAGAAATACCCGGTGCATCTCTCCGGCGGCCAACAGCAGCGCGTGTCGATTGCGCGCGCTTTAGCGATGGAGCCGGAGGTCCTGCTGTTTGATGAACCCACTTCCGCGCTCGATCCTGAACTGGTGGGCGAGGTTTTGCGCATTATGCAACAACTGGCGGAAGAGGGGAAAACGATGGTGGTGGTGACGCATGAGATGGGCTTTGCCCGCCACGTCTCCAGCCACGTTATTTTCCTTCATCAGGGGAAAATTGAAGAAGAGGGCGATCCTGAGCAACTCTTCGGTAACCCACAAAGCCCGCGCCTGCAGCAGTTCCTGAAAGGTTCGCTGAAATAA
- the hisM gene encoding histidine ABC transporter permease HisM, with protein MIEIIQEYWKPLLWTDGYRITGVAITLWLLISSVVMGGILALFLAIGRVSSNKFIQFPIWLFTYIFRGTPLYVQLLVFYSGMYTLEIVKGTDFLNAFFRSGLNCTVLALTLNTCAYTTEIFAGAIRSVPHGEIEAARAYGFSSFKMYRCIILPSALRIALPAYSNEVILMLHSTALAFTATVPDLLKIARDINSATYQPFTAFGIAAVLYLIISYVLISLFRRAERRWLQHVSSK; from the coding sequence GTGATCGAGATTATTCAGGAGTACTGGAAGCCCCTGTTATGGACAGATGGGTACCGGATAACGGGTGTGGCCATCACGCTGTGGCTGCTTATCTCCTCTGTGGTCATGGGCGGAATTTTGGCGTTGTTCCTTGCCATTGGTCGCGTCTCCAGCAATAAATTTATCCAGTTCCCTATCTGGTTGTTTACCTACATTTTTCGTGGAACGCCGCTGTACGTGCAGCTGCTGGTGTTCTATTCGGGGATGTATACGCTTGAGATCGTCAAAGGCACCGATTTTCTGAATGCCTTTTTCCGCAGTGGCCTGAACTGTACCGTTCTGGCGCTGACGCTGAATACCTGCGCCTACACCACCGAGATTTTCGCAGGGGCGATTCGCTCAGTGCCGCACGGCGAAATTGAGGCCGCGCGGGCCTATGGTTTTTCATCGTTCAAAATGTATCGTTGCATTATTCTGCCGTCGGCGCTGCGCATCGCACTGCCTGCATACAGCAACGAGGTCATTTTGATGCTGCACTCAACGGCGCTGGCGTTTACCGCGACGGTTCCGGATCTGCTGAAGATTGCCCGTGACATTAACTCGGCAACGTATCAGCCCTTTACCGCTTTCGGTATCGCCGCTGTACTGTATTTAATTATTTCGTATGTCCTGATCAGCCTGTTCCGCCGAGCGGAAAGGCGCTGGTTGCAGCATGTCTCCTCTAAATAA
- a CDS encoding histidine ABC transporter permease HisQ gives MLYGFSGVILQGAVVTLELALSSVVLAVLIGLVGAAAKLSQNRVTGLIFEGYTTLIRGVPDLVLMLLIFYGLQIALNTVTDALGMNQLDIDPMVAGIITLGFIYGAYFTETFRGAFMAVPTGHIEAATAFGFTSSQIFRRIMFPAMMRYALPGIGNNWQVILKSTALVSLLGLEDVVKATQLAGKSTWEPFYFAIVCGLIYLVFTTVSNGVLLFLERRYSVGVKRADL, from the coding sequence ATGTTGTATGGGTTTTCAGGTGTTATTTTACAGGGCGCCGTTGTCACGCTGGAACTGGCCCTCAGTTCCGTCGTGCTGGCGGTGCTGATCGGCCTCGTCGGGGCAGCGGCTAAACTCTCGCAAAACCGGGTGACTGGGCTTATTTTTGAAGGGTATACCACGCTGATTCGCGGTGTACCCGATCTGGTATTAATGCTGCTGATTTTCTACGGTTTACAAATCGCGCTGAATACGGTGACGGATGCCCTTGGCATGAACCAACTCGATATTGATCCGATGGTGGCTGGTATTATTACCCTCGGCTTTATCTATGGCGCCTATTTCACGGAAACCTTTCGTGGCGCTTTTATGGCCGTGCCGACAGGGCATATAGAAGCCGCAACGGCGTTTGGTTTCACCTCTTCACAAATCTTTCGCCGAATTATGTTTCCAGCCATGATGCGCTATGCGCTACCGGGTATCGGTAACAACTGGCAGGTGATCCTGAAATCGACGGCGCTGGTTTCTTTACTCGGCCTGGAGGATGTGGTGAAAGCCACGCAGCTAGCCGGGAAGAGTACCTGGGAACCGTTTTATTTCGCCATCGTTTGTGGATTGATTTATCTGGTGTTTACCACCGTATCCAATGGTGTGCTGCTGTTCCTCGAACGCCGCTACTCCGTGGGTGTGAAGAGGGCTGACCTGTGA
- the hisJ gene encoding histidine ABC transporter substrate-binding protein HisJ, whose amino-acid sequence MKKLALSLSLVLAFSSATAAFAAIPQKIRIGTDPTYAPFESKNAQGELVGFDIDLAKELCQRIKTQCTFVENPLDALIPSLKAKKIDAIMSSLSITEKRQQEIAFTDKLYAADSRLVVAKDADIQPTVESLKGKRVGVLQGTTQETFGNEHWAPKGIEIVSYQGQDNIYSDLTAGRIDAAFQDEVAASEGFLKQPVGKDYKFGGPSVKDEKLFGVGTGMGLRKEDNELREALNKAFAEMRADGTYEKLAKKYFDFDVYGG is encoded by the coding sequence ATGAAAAAACTGGCGTTATCTCTTTCTCTGGTTTTGGCTTTTTCCAGTGCTACCGCAGCATTTGCAGCCATTCCGCAAAAAATTCGAATTGGTACCGATCCAACTTACGCCCCCTTCGAGTCAAAGAATGCGCAGGGAGAACTGGTGGGATTTGATATCGATCTGGCTAAAGAACTGTGCCAACGTATCAAAACTCAGTGTACCTTCGTGGAAAACCCGCTTGATGCGCTGATCCCTTCGTTAAAAGCGAAAAAAATCGACGCTATCATGTCCTCGCTTTCTATCACCGAGAAGCGTCAGCAGGAAATTGCGTTCACTGACAAACTGTATGCCGCCGATTCTCGCCTGGTAGTAGCGAAAGACGCTGACATCCAGCCAACAGTCGAGTCGTTAAAAGGCAAACGTGTGGGCGTGCTGCAGGGCACGACGCAGGAGACGTTTGGTAACGAACACTGGGCGCCGAAAGGCATTGAGATCGTCTCGTATCAGGGGCAGGACAATATTTATTCTGACCTGACCGCCGGACGTATTGATGCGGCATTCCAGGATGAAGTTGCAGCAAGCGAAGGCTTCCTGAAGCAGCCCGTTGGCAAAGATTACAAATTCGGCGGCCCGTCTGTGAAAGACGAGAAACTGTTCGGAGTGGGTACCGGTATGGGGCTGCGCAAAGAAGATAACGAACTGCGCGAAGCCCTGAACAAAGCGTTTGCAGAAATGCGCGCTGATGGTACTTACGAGAAGCTGGCGAAAAAGTACTTTGATTTTGATGTTTATGGCGGGTAA